From the Lacipirellulaceae bacterium genome, the window TCCCTTCGGAGAACCCTGGCAAGCCGGCCCCTGCGTCTCCCGGATAGGCACGGTCCTTGTGGCAGAAATGCTGCAATTCGGTCAGCCAAGAGTAGGCGTTGACTTTGGCTAACTCACTCTGTCGCGTTTCGCTTCCCAGCGAGTGTGTAAAGATGCCAGTCACTTCAGCATCAACAAGACCCATACGTTGTAAGGCGTGCCTTACGGCGTAACCTAAGTCGAGCGACATCCCGCTCCCTGTGCCACCGGAAATGGAAGAAACTACGACGACGCGGACTTCGCTTGGCTTGATTGGGAAATCCAAACGATCGCTAGAAGTCTCGATGGCAGCAGGATCGATGGCTTCATTGAGCGAATGGCGAATGCGCTGCAAGGTCCGCTGCGCATTATCTACCAGTGCCAACCGGCCCAGCGGACGCAGGCCTTCGGTTTCTAGGGAACGCGGAATGTTGTAGAGCCAGCGACGACTCAACCAGTTTTGGATTTTGTCAGCACGCTCGCGATATTCCTGAGGTCGACGTAGAGGCAGGCTCAAGGTCTCTTCGTTAGTGAGCGAAGCGCGATCACCGGCACTTGAGGCACGTGCAAGGGCCCGACTGTCCGTGTCGACCAACAACATCTGGACGGCAGGGATTGGGCCTTCGAACCGTTGAACTATCTGGCGGCGCAGGCGAGTCAGGACTTTGCCGCCCACGCCTCCAATACCAAGAATCAAGGTGGGTCGCAGGTCGAGCTTCGTCGAATCCACAGGCACCGCGGGCAACGTTGTGACGGTTGCCTCTTCCCGCTTCGGCAGTTCGAGGAGCATCGACTTCGAATTGGCTGACCTTATCGACTCCTCGTTAGGAGACCCATCGAAGACCTGCGTCACCATACCGGGGCGTGGAGTACTCGTCGTTTCCGCACCCGCAACACTCTCAGTTGCCCGCTGCGGCGAACTGATCGACGCAGATTGGCTAGCCCAGCTACTGGTTTGACCGGACAGTGCCTTCACAAACTCGCTGCAATTCGCAAACCGCCGATCGGTCTCTTTCGCCAGCGCACGGGCGACCAGATAACGATCGCTGTCGGGGAGGGATGTCAGATTCGGCTCGTCATTCAGGTGCTGGAGCGTCAACTCGGCAGCCGTCACCCCTGGGAAAGGCAGGCGGCCTGTAAGCATTTCCTGATAAAGAATCGCCAGACTGTACTGATCACTGTGTTTAGACGGACTGCCTTGGAAGACCTCGGGGGCTGCGTACAACGGTGTCAATCCGCCCACTAACGAGACTTGCGTGTTCTGCAAATCTTTCACCAACCCAAAGTCGGCAACCTTTACGTGGCCGGCTAGCAACAATAAGTTTTCTGGCTTGATATCCAAGTGCTGAAGCGAGTGCCGTTGGCTGAGAAAATCGAGCGCGTCAGCAGCGTCGCGAAGATATCCAAGAAGCTCCTCGCGTGGGATACCCGCTTTACCTTCCGCAACGCACTCATCAAAGCGATCCTTGAGGCTGCTGTCGGCGACCTCTGTGATAATGACCAGCCGGTCTTCAAGCACTTCAATGCGTTCTAACGAAAGCAGAAAGGGATGGCGAACCTCCAGGACTTTTTCGATCGCCTTAAGCTCGTTCGCTGCCCGCTTCTCGTTGTATTGGCCGAACACAAACTTGACGGCCTTGGTCAGCCCACCCGGTGCACTCGCCCGCCACACTTCGCCGTACCCGCCAGCACCGAGCCGGTCGAGTAGCGTGTAGCCGGGGAGTTTTACCTCGGGCCGTTGATTATTTTCAGGCGTTTCGTTCATGATGGCTTAATTTCCAGAAACGGCAGTAAAGTAACTTCGCACGACGCGGTCGATGATCTCGGGGCGAAGTTGCATCGGCGCTTCGTTGTAGACACAAAAGTTTCGGATCTGCATCAGCAAGTCACGCGGCTGGCAACGACGCAGTGGACGGTTGTGCGGACGGTAGTGCGTCTGCACCAAATAGTCGACCGCCTCAGGGTGGTATTCACATTGCAGCTTGCGGCAGAACAATTCAAATAGTTTTCGGAACTCATCGAGCGACGGATCACCGACTTCGATCTTGTAGGGAATTCGTCGCAGGAAGGCATCGTCGGCCAAGTCTTGAGGCTCAAGATTTGTGCTGAAGATGATCAGTTGCTCAAACGGAACTTGAATCTTCTTGCCGGTGGCGAGTGTGAGAAAATCGTGACGATTCTCCAGCGGAACAATCCAACGATTCAGTAATTCGGTGGGCTCGATACGCTGCCGACCAAAGTCGTCGATCAGTAGGCAGCCGCAATTGCTTTTTAGTTGCAAAGAAGCTTCACTGACGTTGGTGGTCGCATCATGGCGAATCTCGAGCGCGTCCATCGTCAGTTCGCCACCCACAACAACCGTCGGCCGGCGAATCTTGATCCAACGGCTGTCGTAGCTCGACGTCTTCAGGATGCTCGCCTCGTCACCCCCGATGGCTTCGTGGAAAGAAGCGTCGTAATACTTCAGGAACTGTCCATCTTCGGTAATCGTTCGCGGCACCCAAATATGCTGACCGAAGCACTTGGTGATTCGTTTCGCAACGGTCGTCTTGCCGTTACCGGGAGCACCGTACAGGAACAAGCCCGCCCCGGAGTTGATCGCTGGCCCCAAGAGTTCGAGCATTTCTTGCTCGACAGAAATATCGCTGAACGCTTCTTCGAGTTGACTTCGTTTGGCGGCTTCTGCGCGAATGGTTTGAGCATCCACCGAAAGTAAATAGTCCTCTAAAGGCACCGGAGCTGGCCCAACGTAGGCGCAGGCTTTCATCGCTACGCGTGCCCGTTCGCCACCTTGATCGGTGAGCGTATAGTAGTAGTCTCCTAGAGTCGCTTGTCCGCTGTGGCAAAGAATCTGTCGCGACCGCATTGCGAGCAACATATCCTCTAAGAGATTGAACGGCAGGCAGATTCGCTTCGCGACATCGCGACCTGAAGCGGAACCTACTTGCAGCAGGAACTTCAGGATAAGGGTCTCAATGACCACCGGGCTCAGTCCCGTCTCTTCGAGCGAACGCGGCTCTTCGGGTCGGTACGACTCCTCATTCAACAGGTTCGCCAGCAGGCTATCCTGAAACTCAGCGGGCGCAGCGGCGGTGTTACTCATTGCAAACTCAATGCGATGACAGTCGGCGCCTTCACCCCTTTGCTCAAGGGAGATTGCGCCAAAACTACGTTGTGAAACTACGACAAACGTAGGTCGCAAGGAGTGTCGCGGCGTTACAAACACTCAATCAGTGCAGCGCCACAAGCAGAAAGACGTGAGAACCGGCAAAATCGTCAGAACCGTTTCCCAACAGCAGTGCTACGCACTGCCGGAATGACTTTAGAACTTAAACTGCCGGCTGCCCATTCGCGTAAGCCCCATTGATGCGGCTCGCCCCGAAGTCGAGCTTCGGTGTGGGGACTACTTGGCTTCCAGTACGCTCACTCGCGGGAGTGTCCACTTTTGCCACCGTTGGCTTGCTGACGAGGTAGGAACCGAGAGCAAGATACTGCAGGCCTGAGTTTTCAAAGACATGCAAAGCTTCTTTCGCGCCCAAGGCGACCGGATAGCCATGCAGGTTGAAAGAGGTGTTTAGAATCACCCCACGACCGGTCAACTGCTCGAAGTGCTTCAGGCAACGATGCATCTCCGGGTTGTGCTGCTGCTCCAGGATCTGAGCACGCGCCGTCAGATCGGCATTGTGCACGGCAGCAATGAAGTCGCGGAACTGATCGGCCGAATCGTACGACATCATCATGTAGGGCGACCTGTTGCCTTTCGGATTGTTGATATACTCGCTGCTACGCTCCGCGATCATCATCGGAGCAAAAGGCATCCAAAAGTCCCGTTTCTTGATCATCTGATTGATCACCCGCACGCAATCGCCGTTGCGGGGATCGCAGAGGATCGATCGGTTCCCCAGTGCCCGCGCTCCAAACTCCATCCGCCCACGACAACGGGCCACGGGATGTCCGGCAGCAAGCAGTTCGGCAATCTCACGTTCAATATCCTCGGGCACATCAAACTGATGCCCACGGCTACGCAGTAGCTCGGCCGTCTGCTCGTCGTTCACGTCCCGACCGAAGTAAATGCCCTCCCAAGGCTGGAGCTTGGCCGGATCGTCCAACTCCGCATGGGCCAAGGTTGCCGCACCATACGAGAGCGATTCATCGCCGCACGAGGGCAACACATCCACTTGGTCGACTTCGGCGAGTTCTAAAATCCGTTGGTTCGCTTTCACATTCATGAAGACACCGCCCGCGGCAACGATCTTGCGGATGCCGGTCTTCGCGACACAAGCTTTCACCCAATCGACAAGCAAGTCTTCGGTGAACTTTTGCAGGCCAGCGGCTACGCTGTCGAACCGCATCTTGGTGATGTCTTTCAGCAAGTTGCGGCCTTGCATGTTCGTGGGCCAGAAGCACTTCCGCTCGAACTCGAGCGTTTCCTTGTTCACGCCCAAGTACCGGTGGAACACTTCCGCCGCTTGGGCGGCGTACTTGTCGTCGGCATAGGGGGCCATGCCCATGATCTTGTACTCATGCTCGTAAGGGACGAATCCCATCGCATGGGTAACCAGCGCGTAGATGGCTCCCAGGCTGTTCGCATTTTTCGTACTGGCGATCCGCTGCATCTTGCCATTCTGAGCAACGAAAACCGTCGAGCAATGCTTGTCACCCGCGCCATCGGCGGTCAGGACCAACTCCTCGCTGGCATGATCCTTCCGCATTCCGAAGTACGCGCTGGCAGCGTGCGATAGCGCATGGTTGTAGACGCTCATCGGCGCTTTCTTGATACCGCAATCATCAAGCAGATTGCGACGCAGCTTCGTGTTGTCGCGCAGCTTCACGTATAACGGCTTGAGTGCCGTATGAATGAGCGCCATCCGGGCGCGACCTTTTAGCGTGTGCAGACGATCAAAACTGCGCATCACCTGCTCGCGAGTTTTCTTCACGGGAATGCGATCTTCCGACGCAAACGCCACGCGATCGATGTCGAAAAGCTGAATGCCCGTCTGCTTGAGGGCGTCCTTGATGCTCTCTTCCGGAAAGCCCCAGGCGTTCTTTTCGTACAAGATTCGCTCCTCCTGAATCATGTACTCCACCTTGCCATCCACCATCAAACAGGCAGAGGCGTTATGTCCATCGTGGACACCAAGAATCACTTTGGGCTTAGCCATCTGAGAGTCTTCCTCGAATGTTGGCAATATCGCGACCGCAACCGCAAGAAGTCCGCGGCAAAAATGTTTCGTGAGGCGAGAAGAATAGACCGTCCCCTGGAACCGCTCAAGGCGAATCTCCTCGCCGTTCCGCCACACAAAGCACAGCGAGTGCTCGGCGAGTATCAGATTCTGCTAGCACTAGGCGCTGCGATAGCACCGGAAGTTCGATACCATAGATATTTCAGCCCCCGTAGCTCAACTGGATAGAGTGTCGGCCTCCGAAGCTTCTGTCGTAAGACATACGCCAGGCGACTATCTCCAAAAATACCTTGTTTTGCTGGGCCTAGTGGTGTTTCGCAAAAAATGGATGGGTCGATGGATCGTCCTATGTCGTCCTCAATCGACCGGAAATGTAGTACGAAGCCTCGCTCGGTTTTTTCAAATAGTGATGGCGACAATTGCACGACACTTTGTAAGCAGAACTGTGGACCATCCGTGAGCTACTATCTGCCACTGATTTTCGGCAAGGAACTGACCCTGACTTCTGCCTTCCTTATCGAGTCGCTGATGAACTTGCGTTCTGACCAGAGCGGAGAAAGTTCTAGCTCCTGACGAAGCTGAGTTGTGTACTTGACCCATGCGGTCGCTGCACCGCGAGTGTCCACCTCGTCAATTACAGCCCGCTCGACTGATTTGTAGAGCTTCTGGATTGCAAATGTTCTTAGTTCTTTTGATTTGCCAAAGTTTCCTTCTCGCTCTGCCCTCTCTAGCCCATCAGCAATATAACTGCTGGACTTAGTAAGTGCCTCTTGCTCCAGCATCGCTCGTTGACGTGCGTTGAGACTAGTGAGTGACTCTATTGGCAGAGTTTCTAATGATTGCTCGATTTGCCGCAAAATGATCTCGTGCTTCTCTCGCAGGGCTTCCAATTCCTCTTTCGCCTTTTTTCTTGCGTCCTTTACCGTTTGGGGCTCAAATCCCTTTCTGTAGGCGTAGCCTTCTTCACTTCTAAGCGCGGCGACCAGAAAACCTGGTGAGACGCTCTCGCCATGCGCGACTCTATCGTCAAAGTTGTCGATGGTTCGGCGGATATCAGCGGGTGTGCATTCTTGGACCAATTCCAGCGGGACTTCATTCCGTAATCCCCTTCGCTTGAGTTCGCCCACAAGTTCCGATTGCATTTTGCTTAGCGACGGCTGTCGGGTGAACTCTTTCCTTGATTTCTTTCGCTCGAAGCACACTTCGTAGAGTCTTCCAGACTTTCGATACCGCTTTTGCTTGCTCGTATCACATAGATAGCCTCGTTCGACCAATTCGCCCACTCCCCGTTCTAGTTCACGTATTAAGTTTGAGTTGTCGTGTCGTCTGCTCAGCCCGATCTTCTCGCACGCGAACATTCTCAAGTCTGGATACCTGTAATTAGGTCCGTAGTGAAACCACTTATCGAGATAGCGATAAAGTTGCCGCGATACCGCGTACTTCAGGCTTCGGTAGAAACCGTAGTCCAATCCCTTTGTACGCTTAGCTTGAAAGTCAGTAAACGGAACGCTACCCCAGACCACGTAGGACGGCTCGTTCAGTAATTGCTCTTTTGTGCGTTTTCGGGGACCTCCTCCCCTACTCCCGTGGATCTCAGCATCTTCTAGCAGGTTGAACGTTTTTGATTTCCACGCACCGTCTACCCACCACGAGTCCTTGTAGTAAAGGGTTGTTCCCATCCAAACATCGATTGCTTGCTCTATGAGGGCATAATAGCGTCCTGTCTTTGGCCAGCCGAGCAGCTTCAGTAGCTCATATCGAGTAAATTCGACCCTTGGGCTGCTTGCTCCGGTCTTTTCCCAAGTCAACTGAATTAGCCCGACGAGGAGGTCGTGGTGTCTGTAGGTTGGGAGGCCATACTTATCCGATCCGCTTATCGTCAAACGGCGTTCAATTTGCCGGCCCTTCTCTCGCCTGCGTTCGCAAAATTCAAGGGTCTTCTTACCCGGAGGGGATCTACGCGAGAGCACTGTTAGGGGGAACTCAACCAGGTTGAGGCCATCGACGCCGCGAGCGTTTGAATCCAGTAATATCGAGGCCTCTTCCTTCGGCATCCCTTCTTCTTTGTCAGAAGAGAATCAACAACACGTGTATTGTTGTTATTCTCTTTTATTATCTATTACCCATCCGAATAGCTAGTTATCTCGATGAGATACGCCAACCTTTCTGTGTCAGCATCCGTCAATTCCTGGGTCAACGTTCGTCAAGCCCTGTGACGGCGTACGCCATTGTCCTGTGCCAGTGTACGCCTCTGCCTGTGGCAATGTACGTCATATGTCTGTGCCAGCGTACGTCATGACTTCAAGCAACAGCCAAGTGTACTGTGGCTCCTGTCAGTACCACTGGAAACCGCTCTCAGAGCAGCTGCGATAAGACACCCCGCTCTGCTTGCAACCGGTCGACACATACGAATCACTCAATCCCTTCTTCGGTCTCAAAAGCGAGTGGTTTTGTTACTCGTCCAGACTCCTTGCTGGCTAGAGCTGCATCGAAAAACCTACCCTCTTTTCAACCCTCGCGATTCGTGCTTTAACAGACTTAAAGTAAGAATGAAGTACCACAGATGCGAATCGCTAGCAAACAGCTTATAGTCGGTCAGGAGCATAGTTCTGGCTGAGTAGCCCTTTGCTGCGTGGTAGGTCACTACTAGCTACCGGCCGGCGCTTTTAGCCAGAGATCCCCCAGCTTCGATGGCTCAGGCCTCTCTGAGGCGTAAGCAGAGCTTGTGCGGTCGTCCGACCGCACGGTCGACCGACCGCGCGGTCGTTTTCGAGTGTGAGTAAACGGTACGGGGCGTCAAAACGCGGTTCTGCGCCTAAGACACAGGTCGAGCCCGAGAACTCAGGGGGCAGCGAGTCCCTCAGCCCGCCAACTCAATACGAACCGTTTCGTAGAGCAACCTCCCTAACTCACGTTTTATGGATAGTTAGCGCAGTTGATTGCCCTTTCGACCGTTTCCGCATGCGACTACACGGTTTAGACCTCTGGAACGCGGTACTTAGCGTAAGGCATAGGTCAAGTCAGAGAACCCGGTGGGCATCCATCCCAGCATCTTGTCATCTCGAGATGCAGCATTTAAGGAGGCTATCACCGTAACCCACGTCCTCAGCCTCGAACGAGTTCGCTTTCTCACCATAGTTGCGAAGAAAGTGTCTTGTCAGACTGCTTCCGTAGGTGTCATTCTGCCAGCATGAGAATAGCGATAGGTAGTTCGAAGGGTGGGGTATCAAAGACCACGAACGCAACAAATCTTGCCGTCCATCTGCACAATCAGGGCCACAAAGTGGCAGCAATAGACCTTGATGGAGGAGAGTACGGAAACAAATCTCTAACCACGATTCTCGGTTCGGCCGAACCAGAGATTACGCTCTTTCAGCCAACCACGAAGGGCAAACTGAAGAAGTTACTTGCGAGGTTGGGAGCCGAAGTTGACTTCACTGTTATTGATTGCCCAGGAGGCTACAGCCATACGGCAGAGATAAATCTAGAAGTGCTTCGCTACTCGGAGTATCTGCTAGTTCCCGTCACGCCAAATTTTGACGACTTCGAGCCACTGTCGGTAGTAGAGAGAGTGTTTCAGGCAGCAAAAGCGAAGAATCCATTACTAGAAGGTCGCGTAATCATTAACCAAGTTGACCGCAGAAAACGCATAACACGGCTGGATAGGGGGCTCAAGGAACTCCGGGCACAATTGAGGGAACTGGCTCCATCCCTAAAGGTTATGCAGCAAACGGTGCGTATCGATGCCGGAGCAATGGAAAGTGCTCGGTGGGATGGAACTGTGGTCGTGAATGGCGGGAAGTCTGCTGCGAAAAGCGACCTAGAGTCGCTATATGCCGAGTTACTTAGCGACATTGTAGTAACGATGAATCGACTCAAGAAGAATAAGGTAAGGCGGAGGAGGGTAGCCAATGGGTAAACCAAGCAAATCAATTAGTGATGCAATCCAAACAGCAAAAGCTCTAAGGGCCGGTATTGAAATAGAAGAACTAGCTGACGACGAGAGTGGGGAAGCAGTCGAAGTCCATAAGGTTGGTAGTTCCAAACAGCGAAGTAGTTTCAAAGCAGCAGGAAATAAATCTTCGAGCTCCATGGGCAGCGAGGTTGAGAGAATCCCCAATGACTTGCTCTCAAGATGGGTTCGGCACACTGTGGGATTGACGCATCGAACGAAATTGAGATTGCAAGATGCGGTTGACGGCCAGAAAAGGAAGGCTCGCTATGGAGAGCTAAGTGAAGAAGAGCCAAGAAACGAGCAAGAGATTGTTGAGCTTGGCGTTAGGCTTGCTTTGGCTGAACTCGGATATTAGTTCCGGCGATCAATAGGGGAGGGGCCTGGAGGCTCTCCTCCAGGCAAACCCGTGTCACCCCAATGACAAGAAGTCTTCTGGGAATCCAATGGTGAAAACCGAACAAGGCCTAGAACGCATTCTCTCTAGTCGCAACTGGACACCAGGAATGCCATCGGTATCAGATACTGAGCTGCAATAAAAGGTCGTAGCTTCTCTACCTAGCTCGTTTGCTCTCTGCCAAGCCTGAGACGCTGCATGTGCTAAGCAGTGCTCCTTCTCGACAACGACATCGTTCTTAACACAACTGGTCCCAAGTGCTCTGAGAAGCCGTGCGGTCAGAAAGACTCGGACTAGCCCATCAGAAAATGCTGATCGGCTAACGCTCTGAGTTATCTCAATCACAATGCCTCGCGAAGTTGCGTTTGCAAGTGAATATTGAGTCACAAAACTTGGAAAGGATTCAATGGGCTCTACCATCGACTGATTGTTAATCTTAGTGTTCTGCATGATTGCTCCTTGTACTGCTAGTCGGTTCGGAGCGAAGCTAGCCGACTAGATGTGAGGAGCTATCAGGTATTCTTAGAATGCATTCCGTTGCTCTTGTAAGAGCCGGACTTTCAAGACAAGGACACTGCGATACCTATAATGTTTGATTAGCAGCCCAGAAGCAGGTAGCCTCTCATGGTGAAGTTGGAGAGAGAGCAACACAATGAGAAAGACCAAGATGAAGACACTCAATGGGTGGCTGATGTAAGGCTCGAAAAGGCATGTTTCTCGCAATCTCAGCATATAAGCTCGACAAAAATAGAGCACAAACAGACCAAAGAATTTCTCTCGACTGCAAAATCGCTGGACCTACGGAGAACCGCCCTGCAGTCAAAGCAGCTTTTTGAGAGGACAAACGCAGCGAAAGAACTCGCAAGACATGGAGAGGCTGGGGCGTTGCTTCAAGACCTCTTTCAAGCTGCTGAAGACATTGCATCTGCGACCGGTTGGCGCGGCAAGATGGATGCCCTCTGGAGACCAATCGCGTACCGTACTTCATTGGCATGCGAGTATCAGCGTTGCTCAATGGCACTACGAGTCTTGGCTGAGCTTGCAGCTTATGCTTCGGGGAGATGTGGCGGCCCAGTGATCAGCAGTGACGATCGCGAGGTGCTGAAAAGACAACTGAACTCTCGCTGGAAGAATCTCGCGAATCAATCTCGCGATGTATTTTTTAAGACGAATCATCCTAACCAAGCTCTCTGGGACGCCACGCAGAAGTGTATTGAACTATCGAGTGACTCAATTCTACGGGAGACAGTTAGAGATGAGTACTTGAGGCGAGGCGTGCCATGCGAAACCGGACATTTACCAAAAGAGTACAGCTAGCTTAAAGAAGTAATTTGCAGCGATTCCAGCAACTTTTTAATGCAGAGTGCCTTTCTAGATCACGAGAATTACTTTTCTAGCGATCTAAGTAGTTGGAATTATTAGCTATGCTTAGAAGCAAGTCGTCAAGCTCCAGCTAAGAACGGCTTCTCGTGAGCGGACTTCTCCTAACCCATCCCGCTTCGACCACCCAGAACGAACCTTCAAGCAAGTTCCCAGAGCGGACTATGAAGCCGAGCAAGAGGCGGCCAGTCTCTTCGGGTGATTGAGGGCGAAAGCGAAGGTAGATTATCGCCGGCGGACACGGGAGTTTCTCTAAAAATACGTGCTCACCGTAATCTCGATCAAAGGTGATGATGGCACGATGCTCTTTGACGGCAATTTCAAGCACTTCGCGGTCACTAGCACCGTAGCTGTGCTCCCCGATTGCGAAAACGTCGTATTGATTCTCCCTGAGTCGCTGAATAGCGCTCCACGGAATATTCTCGTCTGCGAGAAACTTCACTCAGGTGATTGCTCCTCAATCAGATCGATCAGGTCGTCATTGAAACGTGCCGCGCTGTATGCAAATACAGCCTGTAGATCGGCAGCTTGTAGCTGTGGATAGTTGTCGAGCAGTTGCTTCATTGTCCAACCCTTGGCCATAAGCTCTAACAGAAAAACGACCCCTATCCGCGTCCCAACTATGATTGGCTTTCCCGCCAATACGTCTGGGTCGATTGTTATCCTTTCTTGCCATTGCATGAATCCAGTGTCTCATAATATCTGACAAGAATACAAACAAAATTCGCTGGCCACTCCGTACACATGCTATCCCCAACGCACTCATAAACGCCAAATCTCACTATCTTTGGAACGTTCATTCTATCACGGCGTCAAGGGCCGCCCCTTCGGGGCTGCTGCTTTCGGCTATCGCCGAAAGACTTCCCCTTGACTAGCCGTGATGCGTGTTCTCCGAACCACGATGGCTCAGCCATTGGTATCTCGGAGAAACGAAATGAATCAACAAAAAGTACAATCGCTCAGAATCCTTAAAAGTGCAGACCTTAAGTCGAATCACCTGGAGATGACACCTGCCCAAATCCTCAGAAAGTTTGGGCCGCCGAGACGGCTTCTGAGTACCTCGTCAAAAGTAGAGAAGTGCAAAGACTTTGGTGCTCTCGTTCGCGTGCTGTATCTGACGCCAGGAATCTTCTGCCCGAATGCAACGAAAGGATGCCGCGATGCTTGTTTGGGGCATTCGAGCGGTCGCATGGGCTTTCCAACGCATGTTGCTGCACGCGACAGACGCACTGCTCTACTGATCGAGCAACCAATGCTATTTCTGAAGCGACTCTACTCAGAGCTTACGCTACTAGAAACAGACGCTCTGCAATATGGC encodes:
- a CDS encoding tubulin-like doman-containing protein → MNETPENNQRPEVKLPGYTLLDRLGAGGYGEVWRASAPGGLTKAVKFVFGQYNEKRAANELKAIEKVLEVRHPFLLSLERIEVLEDRLVIITEVADSSLKDRFDECVAEGKAGIPREELLGYLRDAADALDFLSQRHSLQHLDIKPENLLLLAGHVKVADFGLVKDLQNTQVSLVGGLTPLYAAPEVFQGSPSKHSDQYSLAILYQEMLTGRLPFPGVTAAELTLQHLNDEPNLTSLPDSDRYLVARALAKETDRRFANCSEFVKALSGQTSSWASQSASISSPQRATESVAGAETTSTPRPGMVTQVFDGSPNEESIRSANSKSMLLELPKREEATVTTLPAVPVDSTKLDLRPTLILGIGGVGGKVLTRLRRQIVQRFEGPIPAVQMLLVDTDSRALARASSAGDRASLTNEETLSLPLRRPQEYRERADKIQNWLSRRWLYNIPRSLETEGLRPLGRLALVDNAQRTLQRIRHSLNEAIDPAAIETSSDRLDFPIKPSEVRVVVVSSISGGTGSGMSLDLGYAVRHALQRMGLVDAEVTGIFTHSLGSETRQSELAKVNAYSWLTELQHFCHKDRAYPGDAGAGLPGFSEGIAPFDHTYLLRWQDGMNGEEFQASVDSLAEYVYLNVFSPAQQFFDASRNFADEENKTLLRSFNLDRASAAESSLTEKLSASVSQQVVLNWSGGVAGCASQKKWTPSALASQGPEETVKDSSVSDTNQLVHGAAQFVSQSHLNFEGLSSATREVMKTRFEGKVERFYLKTLSTVEAAGTAIDVESAKRIADELFSDLNIENFENAVRIMGDPVQRVVGPLGLKLAGELRRWVLERLDDRQERLPGAKRAVVWLSDHFESVTRDAQRLLDRLGTQAAAETQELLGAPENRKKNQTISEPTLEKLLAYVRLRLDHASVLAARIISATLVAELKSLNETLVEFGRHLNHVAVAIHRNDEVGDDDSASLQPLDDWLDPGMKAVLPELADQVDEIVHEGYLAENGGLLETVMSNSRVRAGLLATIRERAREVACRQLQQQNLQDRLTQSAGDKADSNKAASARLLDHGGSLRNLAVLPTQEPHGTSAENQGSAFTDETTVVNDPRTEFSLCCEAQEIPLVPVAVEIIDARRDYAEFAARVHTRKDINWQPLVAPAAAPSVPAWDSLCYNAEEEPSATQLV
- a CDS encoding DUF433 domain-containing protein; its protein translation is MQWQERITIDPDVLAGKPIIVGTRIGVVFLLELMAKGWTMKQLLDNYPQLQAADLQAVFAYSAARFNDDLIDLIEEQSPE
- a CDS encoding AAA family ATPase, whose amino-acid sequence is MSNTAAAPAEFQDSLLANLLNEESYRPEEPRSLEETGLSPVVIETLILKFLLQVGSASGRDVAKRICLPFNLLEDMLLAMRSRQILCHSGQATLGDYYYTLTDQGGERARVAMKACAYVGPAPVPLEDYLLSVDAQTIRAEAAKRSQLEEAFSDISVEQEMLELLGPAINSGAGLFLYGAPGNGKTTVAKRITKCFGQHIWVPRTITEDGQFLKYYDASFHEAIGGDEASILKTSSYDSRWIKIRRPTVVVGGELTMDALEIRHDATTNVSEASLQLKSNCGCLLIDDFGRQRIEPTELLNRWIVPLENRHDFLTLATGKKIQVPFEQLIIFSTNLEPQDLADDAFLRRIPYKIEVGDPSLDEFRKLFELFCRKLQCEYHPEAVDYLVQTHYRPHNRPLRRCQPRDLLMQIRNFCVYNEAPMQLRPEIIDRVVRSYFTAVSGN
- a CDS encoding DUF5615 family PIN-like protein, whose amino-acid sequence is MKFLADENIPWSAIQRLRENQYDVFAIGEHSYGASDREVLEIAVKEHRAIITFDRDYGEHVFLEKLPCPPAIIYLRFRPQSPEETGRLLLGFIVRSGNLLEGSFWVVEAGWVRRSPLTRSRS
- a CDS encoding replication initiator protein A, which translates into the protein MPKEEASILLDSNARGVDGLNLVEFPLTVLSRRSPPGKKTLEFCERRREKGRQIERRLTISGSDKYGLPTYRHHDLLVGLIQLTWEKTGASSPRVEFTRYELLKLLGWPKTGRYYALIEQAIDVWMGTTLYYKDSWWVDGAWKSKTFNLLEDAEIHGSRGGGPRKRTKEQLLNEPSYVVWGSVPFTDFQAKRTKGLDYGFYRSLKYAVSRQLYRYLDKWFHYGPNYRYPDLRMFACEKIGLSRRHDNSNLIRELERGVGELVERGYLCDTSKQKRYRKSGRLYEVCFERKKSRKEFTRQPSLSKMQSELVGELKRRGLRNEVPLELVQECTPADIRRTIDNFDDRVAHGESVSPGFLVAALRSEEGYAYRKGFEPQTVKDARKKAKEELEALREKHEIILRQIEQSLETLPIESLTSLNARQRAMLEQEALTKSSSYIADGLERAEREGNFGKSKELRTFAIQKLYKSVERAVIDEVDTRGAATAWVKYTTQLRQELELSPLWSERKFISDSIRKAEVRVSSLPKISGR
- a CDS encoding ParA family protein; amino-acid sequence: MRIAIGSSKGGVSKTTNATNLAVHLHNQGHKVAAIDLDGGEYGNKSLTTILGSAEPEITLFQPTTKGKLKKLLARLGAEVDFTVIDCPGGYSHTAEINLEVLRYSEYLLVPVTPNFDDFEPLSVVERVFQAAKAKNPLLEGRVIINQVDRRKRITRLDRGLKELRAQLRELAPSLKVMQQTVRIDAGAMESARWDGTVVVNGGKSAAKSDLESLYAELLSDIVVTMNRLKKNKVRRRRVANG
- a CDS encoding carbamoyltransferase C-terminal domain-containing protein, producing MAKPKVILGVHDGHNASACLMVDGKVEYMIQEERILYEKNAWGFPEESIKDALKQTGIQLFDIDRVAFASEDRIPVKKTREQVMRSFDRLHTLKGRARMALIHTALKPLYVKLRDNTKLRRNLLDDCGIKKAPMSVYNHALSHAASAYFGMRKDHASEELVLTADGAGDKHCSTVFVAQNGKMQRIASTKNANSLGAIYALVTHAMGFVPYEHEYKIMGMAPYADDKYAAQAAEVFHRYLGVNKETLEFERKCFWPTNMQGRNLLKDITKMRFDSVAAGLQKFTEDLLVDWVKACVAKTGIRKIVAAGGVFMNVKANQRILELAEVDQVDVLPSCGDESLSYGAATLAHAELDDPAKLQPWEGIYFGRDVNDEQTAELLRSRGHQFDVPEDIEREIAELLAAGHPVARCRGRMEFGARALGNRSILCDPRNGDCVRVINQMIKKRDFWMPFAPMMIAERSSEYINNPKGNRSPYMMMSYDSADQFRDFIAAVHNADLTARAQILEQQHNPEMHRCLKHFEQLTGRGVILNTSFNLHGYPVALGAKEALHVFENSGLQYLALGSYLVSKPTVAKVDTPASERTGSQVVPTPKLDFGASRINGAYANGQPAV